In Vibrio hippocampi, a single genomic region encodes these proteins:
- the uraH gene encoding hydroxyisourate hydrolase, translated as MSRLSCHVLDTSSGHPAAGIRVTVYPFNSQQPLASETTDADGRARFETTLPIGENYTLSFEVADYCQHTFGAVFFPLIEVHFHVADSRHHHVPVLLSPYSYSTYRGS; from the coding sequence ATGAGCCGTTTAAGTTGCCATGTTCTTGATACCAGTAGCGGCCATCCCGCTGCCGGTATTCGCGTCACGGTTTACCCGTTTAACAGCCAACAGCCCTTAGCCAGCGAAACCACCGATGCGGATGGACGTGCTCGTTTCGAGACGACTTTGCCTATAGGCGAAAACTATACGCTGAGCTTTGAGGTCGCCGACTATTGCCAGCACACCTTCGGCGCGGTGTTTTTCCCACTGATTGAGGTGCATTTCCACGTTGCCGATTCGCGCCACCATCATGTACCAGTGCTGCTGTCGCCTTACTCTTATTCAACCTATAGAGGGAGTTAA
- a CDS encoding 2-oxo-4-hydroxy-4-carboxy-5-ureidoimidazoline decarboxylase, translating into MTLMPTTLTLSNTQLAQICTSQRWQYLMQRNAPFADYRALCLAADQAFSELNESDWLEAFAGHPMIGDLSTLEKKYSQGKQLSAHEQAGVNNAEQAVLEQLLTLNQAYLDKFGFIFIVCASEKSASEMLTLLTQRINNPRNQELITASVEQRKISQLRLEVYQ; encoded by the coding sequence ATGACGTTAATGCCCACCACCCTAACGCTAAGCAACACGCAGTTGGCTCAGATCTGCACCAGTCAACGCTGGCAATATCTGATGCAGCGCAATGCGCCCTTTGCCGATTATCGCGCCCTTTGCCTCGCTGCCGACCAAGCGTTTAGTGAATTAAATGAGTCTGACTGGTTAGAAGCCTTTGCTGGGCACCCAATGATTGGTGATCTTTCCACCCTAGAAAAGAAATACTCGCAAGGTAAGCAACTCAGCGCCCATGAACAGGCTGGGGTCAACAACGCCGAGCAAGCGGTATTAGAGCAATTATTGACGCTTAACCAAGCCTACCTCGACAAATTTGGTTTTATCTTCATCGTTTGTGCCAGCGAAAAATCCGCCAGCGAGATGCTGACGCTGCTGACACAACGCATCAACAACCCACGCAACCAAGAGTTAATCACCGCTTCCGTTGAGCAGAGAAAAATTAGTCAACTTCGTCTGGAGGTCTATCAATGA
- the xdhC gene encoding xanthine dehydrogenase accessory protein XdhC — protein sequence MSSLTEKSASPLTASLLKQPRLNWLSACQHLEQTGEPYCIATVIAEVGSVPRSQGAKMIITATQQFDTLGGGNLEYQVIDKARAALNNSQSTNHIERFSLAADLGQCCGGAVQVLLEFMHTQQPKVVVFGAGHVCHALATVLTQLPCHLTVVDNRPEWLQPLEALGISTLLMATPEDAVCELPSDAHLVIMTQDHSLDFEISKRALECNQFPFIGLIGSQGKNQRFRYRLTEQLSDAALLNSLTCPIGHPDIRGKLPMQVALSIAAQLMQKFEPLAHTEKCDVTDEPKQRNWQQVNQLRKTLTEVNL from the coding sequence ATGTCCTCATTAACAGAAAAATCAGCGAGTCCACTGACCGCCTCTTTACTCAAACAGCCAAGACTCAATTGGTTGTCCGCTTGCCAACACTTAGAACAAACTGGCGAGCCGTATTGCATCGCTACCGTTATTGCCGAAGTCGGCTCGGTGCCTCGCTCGCAAGGCGCTAAGATGATCATCACTGCGACACAGCAATTTGACACCCTCGGCGGTGGCAATCTCGAATATCAGGTGATAGACAAAGCCAGAGCCGCGCTTAACAACTCACAGAGTACCAATCATATTGAACGTTTCTCACTGGCTGCGGATCTTGGTCAATGCTGTGGCGGCGCCGTACAAGTGTTGCTGGAATTTATGCATACCCAACAACCAAAAGTGGTGGTTTTTGGCGCAGGTCATGTGTGCCACGCCCTCGCGACCGTTTTAACCCAACTACCTTGCCATCTGACGGTGGTTGATAATCGCCCCGAATGGTTGCAGCCTCTTGAAGCGCTAGGTATTTCTACTCTGCTTATGGCAACGCCTGAAGATGCCGTCTGTGAACTCCCTAGCGATGCCCATCTTGTAATCATGACTCAAGACCACAGCCTTGATTTTGAGATCAGCAAACGCGCACTCGAGTGCAATCAGTTCCCCTTTATTGGATTGATTGGCTCGCAAGGAAAAAACCAACGTTTTCGCTACCGTTTAACCGAGCAGTTATCCGATGCTGCCCTGCTCAACTCACTCACCTGCCCGATTGGCCATCCCGATATTCGCGGCAAACTACCGATGCAGGTTGCCCTGTCCATTGCAGCTCAGCTGATGCAGAAATTTGAACCGCTTGCCCACACTGAAAAATGCGATGTCACTGATGAACCGAAACAACGCAATTGGCAGCAAGTCAATCAACTGCGCAAGACGCTTACCGAGGTGAACTTATGA